The segment GTCTTTGTTCGTCGCAGAAATGACACGGACATCAACATGCACGGTTTGTCCGCCGCCGACCCGTTCGAATTCCTGCTCCTCAAGGACACGAAGTACCTTTGCTTGCGTTGATGGACTCATATCAGCAATCTCATCGAGAAAGATGGTGCCACCATCAGCCTGCTCAAATTTCCCAATGCGTCGACTTGATGCACCGGTGAACGCGCCACGTTCATGCCCGAAAAGCTCGGATTCAATGAGATCTGTTGGGATAGCCGCACAGTTCACTTTGACAAAAGCAGCTTTATCGCGTGGACTGAGGTTGTGAATGGCGTAGGCAATCAGCTCTTTTCCAGTACCACTTTCGCCGGTGATAAGAACACGCCCATTTGTCGGGGCAACCTGCCGAATCTTTGCCAACATTTCCTGTATCGGTTGGCTAGTGCCAATAATCGGACGTTCAAAATCGCCGCTTTCCGCTGATGGGTGCGCACGCCTGCGTTCAATTTTCTGGGTAGCTTCTTCCACTTTAGCCAGTACAATATCCAACGAAAGAGGTTTTCCAAAAAAGTCGAGTGCACCTATGCTCCCAGCCTCTAATGCAAGCTCAAATGTACCGTGCCCGGTGATCATGATGACTTCCGTATCGGGGGATATCTGCTTAATTCGTCGTAGGGTCTCAAGTCCGTCAAAGCCGCCGGGCATTAAAATGTCCAGAAACACCAAGTCAATCTGCTCACTTGCAACATAACGAATCCCCGGCTCACCATTATAAGCGGTTACAACGTTGTATCCCTCATCCTCGAAAATACCTTGCAGCGATTCGCAGATGCTCGCCTCGTCATCTATGATTAATATGTTTGGTTTGAATTGCTGTTTCACGATATTAACCTATGATTCTTATTTCTGGACCAAACCCCTCTTGACGCAGAGATTATTAAACGATATAATAAAAAAACGCAATTTTTCGAGGATTAGGATAGAGATTTTATTGATTTACTAGAAACCAAATTGTGATTGCAGCCGTTGATTTTCAGCTAGGAGGTATGTTGTCGATTCATCGGTCGAAAGACGGGGATTTTCCCACTGGCGTGTCTCCCACTCTTGAGTATCGTCGGCAGTCCGCCAACTTTCCGATTCCTTCCGCAGGAAAACGCTGAAGTGCTGCTACTGTTGCGAAGAAAAGATTGTATTTATTGTAAGGGGTATGTTTGCTTCCTGTCTGGGTTTGGTATAAGTCAAAAGGATTATCGTTTTTCCGCTATGCGTTCCTTTTATTGGTTAAACCTTTGAAAGTTTGGCACGTCTTTATGCTATCATAGCACAATTGGACGCACAGATCCAACAGAATTACAGCAAATATCCCCACCGTTTCGGTCAAGGTGAGATAAGATAACATCACCTCACCTGCATTAACCAACCAATCCTCTTTTGTGGCCAATCAGCCGCATAATAGAGGCACCCCGGTGACGTTTCAAACTATTTCCGGAATAGCATAGCCAAAAATGGTGTGCCTGTCAACGAAATGGTGAAACGTTGATGTACTATCCGCATTATCTTTTTTATGACGAAAATACATCCGCATTTATTCATTTGTAGTTTAATCAGTTTCCTATTGCCCGTGTCCGCGTCGTTTGCATCGAGAACTTATGATGTGAGTTATTTTTGGGGGAGTAAGCAGCAGTATGCTAACACATATGCTAGCAAAGTTAAGCGAGCACTAGGTTCAAATATCGCAAAGCAGATCAAGGTAGTACGGAACGCGAAGGGGCAATACGGTGTCATCTATGATCGGGATGGCAATTATGAGACTGCCCATCGGGTCGCAATGAATCACGCGAAGTTACTTCGTCAAGCAGGAGTAACGAAAGCGAAAGGGTATGATGCTGCCTACCCAATTCCGGATCAGCGTTACCCGTCTGGACCAAGTAAGCAACCGTCAAGCAAGCAAAAACCCACACCGCAAAGACCTAGCCAACAAAGGCCTACACCGCTGCAATT is part of the Candidatus Poribacteria bacterium genome and harbors:
- a CDS encoding sigma-54-dependent Fis family transcriptional regulator, with translation MKQQFKPNILIIDDEASICESLQGIFEDEGYNVVTAYNGEPGIRYVASEQIDLVFLDILMPGGFDGLETLRRIKQISPDTEVIMITGHGTFELALEAGSIGALDFFGKPLSLDIVLAKVEEATQKIERRRAHPSAESGDFERPIIGTSQPIQEMLAKIRQVAPTNGRVLITGESGTGKELIAYAIHNLSPRDKAAFVKVNCAAIPTDLIESELFGHERGAFTGASSRRIGKFEQADGGTIFLDEIADMSPSTQAKVLRVLEEQEFERVGGGQTVHVDVRVISATNKDLQEEIQGDKFREDLYYRLNVVPLHILPLRERVTDLPLLIDYFLSRFCRENQKPTMTIHENALEILSGYHWPGNVRELRNMIERLVILCPRETIGVDDLPMELSRRGDPSLVSTETPLREAKNEFEHHFIRNRLETNDWNITETARQLGIERTNLHRKMRQYDIKR